ttatacaaaataaaaatagatacatctcctctcccctctgcCATTTAATCCAACAATTCATAAACATCATATTAAACATCATAATAATGGATAACTAAAGGTGTAAAAATTAAGCAGAAAGAAGATGTGTTAGGGACCCAGTTGAACCCTTAAACAGTACCTGTTGAATTGTTGCACCCTTGTTTTGGTCTGCAATAGCTATACAGCCTGCCGATATCAGTGGCCTATGTTTTGTGCTCATTAAATATGCTAGATCAGTGTTTTTCAAAACCTTGGTCAGTTGTGTATTACCTTTACAACACAATACTActtatgttgcaaaaaaaatatctgaattcACTCTTCAAACAAAATGCATTGCTGTTTAAATCTGGTCAATGCATAACACTTGGAGAGACCCAGTATCCAATTAAAATCCAAAGAAGCATAAACACTTCACATCTATGGCTAACTAAAATATTGgcagctctcactgctgtcaacaTTTGTCCTCTCACATGTTTGCCATGTTGGGGACCACCTTCACTTTGACTACATATCATGAGTGGTACACGACCCACATTTTGAGAAACACTGTTTTAGATGAAAATCCCATAAATAATTGCATTTAATTGTTAAATTTGTCTTTCTAGAGGAATATCAAAGCGCAATGTTCAATTTGAAAGGCACGCAGAAGGCACATATACCAATGATGTAACCCAGTTCTTGGAAGAAAAAGCAGCCAAAGAATTTATTGACTGGTTGATAAAAGGAAAACCAAAAAAACTGTAAGAacaccacaatgttatttttctAAATTAGACTTTTTCTGCTTATAATGTATTTAATCTATTTCATGATCAGCTTTTTTGGCTACACTACACTTACATCCTTTTATAGAGAATACTGGTGTTATTAAATGGGAAAGAATCTTGTAATGGTTTGCTTCTTTTGCTATGTTTTAcatcagtttttgtctttaagcCATATGGCAAATACAAAACACAAGATACTGGAAGAGAAAAGATTAATCATTCACTAACAAAATAGCACAGATTAGATTAGAATTTACATGTAAATGTTTTAAAGTTTTGCATTTGCTTTTATCTAAGctgtttcttgaaacagaaaaagTCCACTTCTTCCAACCATTTCAATGATCAATAGAATTCaagcacaaaatcaggctcacttctgcatagaaaccaatgagcttctaacccaagcttgttcaattaagcctggtaataaaacctggaatctcattggtttctatgcagaagtgatccTGATtgtgcgctttccagctttagtaaataaacctcattgtgtacttaaaagtggggtatgcctataCTTTTCTTCTATGGTCTACCACAAATTCCTTTcatttgaaaaatgtataaaaacatgtaagttgggcagcacagtggtgtagtggttagcactcccccTAGCAGCAGAAGGGTtactggttcaaatcccaaccatggcactacctgcctggagtttgcatgttctccctgtgcctgtgtgggtttcctctgggtactctggttttctcccacaatccaaagacatgctggtaggttaattgtatcctgtctaaattggccctagtatgtgtatgtatgaatgtgagttagggaccctaaattgtaagctccttgagggcaggaactgatgtgaatgtacaatgtatatgtaaagcgctgcgtaaattgatggcgctatatacgTACCTGAAATAAATGAAACTGTGGTCAAGTGATGTTAAAATGCATAAGCAAAACTTATGTTCACTAAAAAAAACTGCTTTCCAAAATAAACAGTAGATCTAAATAGAAGCAGCTGAAGTTGAATGCAAATTTTGACCTTTCCAATAAGAGTCAACTGCCCATTTCGCTTTGCCACCTTGTAAGATTTCCTGTTACTCACTGAGGCCATCCTTCAAATCAAAGTGCCAATAGTTCTTAAAAGGCAGATGACATAGGGTCAAGCTTGAATATAGGTTTGTGTATAACTTTAGCTTCCTATATCTCTTGATCTACTAATcattttgccaaaatgtactgaaGAGTGCTTCtggttctgcaattttttttcttcatatgcTCATGATTGTGACTCATTTACATTAAAAGGAAATATATGGCAAATCACAGATGATGCTTGAAATGTTTTGGGAACTTGgcaattatttttaaatgatttttgatTTTATGAATAAACTCAGACAAAAGATGACAGATCCAAGATCTTCCAAACCCACACAAAATTCTACCAAAGTGATTTGTTTTACAAAATGCCacctttttaattttctaaatatatACTGGGAAACTTTTACATATATAATTTTCACCATTCAGCATCCCGCATTACAGTTAAAGTTTACTGTATAGCCCTCATTTATTTTATAGTTTTTGatagagtagggggggggggttacaacccTGTCAGTTTATTATTTTTGATCCTATTGgaaagattttccttcactttctgttttggaGAACCaacaaaaaatgagaaaaaatctCAACAAAGTGAATGGACTTCTCCCTTGAGCCCAGTGTCTCCAAGCATGAGTTCCCTTTGGAACTTGTTTTTCACGCCTCTTATTCTGTCAAAActataacattttggattttacaTCACTTTTAtctcagtgacaatggtcacagTACAATTATCAAGAGGGTGAATCTACCTAGCGGAGACACAGACAGGAATAAAATCATAATATTTGTCCTAATACTTCCCTACTTTATCCATAACTACAAAAAGTAGGTATACACTTTAAGAAATCATGATATTGTGATGAATAATAGAAAGCATCCCAAATTCAAAAGACTTTTTCATTGTCTAGGAGATTATCAAGACACGCAGACGGAACCTTCACTAGTGATATGAGCAGCTATTTGGAGGAGAAAGCAGCCAaagaatttgttgattggctaatTAAAGGAAGACCAAAAAGAAAGTAAGGATTTGCACATGGACATGCACTATGCTTTATGCTTTTTCCTATTTTACACTTTGATAATACAGATTACATAGATAAATAATTATGTCATAGCCTTTTTATATACCTATAAAGATTATAACCACATTTTGTAAATTGTTACTTACATAATACATGGAATATCCATAAAATAGTCCTAGGAAGCCTTGGTTGGAGGTGATAATGATAATTAACAAGAATATTATGTATCAccacatatatatttaaat
The Rana temporaria chromosome 6, aRanTem1.1, whole genome shotgun sequence DNA segment above includes these coding regions:
- the GCG gene encoding pro-glucagon isoform X3; the protein is MKSLYYMVGLLFMLLQGSLQSPIQETEDKSRGISKRNVQFERHAEGTYTNDVTQFLEEKAAKEFIDWLIKGKPKKLRLSRHADGTFTSDMSSYLEEKAAKEFVDWLIKGRPKRNFPDLSAEEMDRRHADGSFTSDFNKALDIKAAQEFLDWIINTPVKERDLLEEQ